A window of the Streptomyces albireticuli genome harbors these coding sequences:
- a CDS encoding ABC transporter substrate-binding protein, which produces MTASTTPRTAAARSRVAAAGAIAVAGALLLSGCGDMRDKPGTGDESAGAPQGANAPLFDKLPKRIQASKVIKVGSDIAYPPIEFKKNGKNVGVDLDLGAALGKELGVKLEFNNSVFDALLTGMRSKRYDIAMSAMTDTKERQEGIDPKTGKKASEGVDFIDYFSAGASLYTKKGDTKGIKGWEDLCGKKIGVQRGTVSDNFAKGESKKCEESDKDPISIEAYDNDLEAQTRLKAGGVDAVSSDFPSAVYAVATSGGGKDFEIIGDQVAANPYGIAVSKDDAQLRDALKAALEAIIKNGAYEKVLKTWGVEAGAVKEVKINGGQ; this is translated from the coding sequence ATGACCGCAAGCACCACCCCTCGCACGGCTGCCGCCAGGAGTCGTGTGGCCGCCGCCGGCGCGATCGCGGTCGCCGGCGCCCTGCTGCTGTCCGGCTGTGGCGATATGCGCGACAAGCCCGGCACCGGCGACGAGTCCGCCGGTGCCCCGCAGGGCGCGAACGCCCCGCTCTTCGACAAGCTCCCCAAGCGGATCCAGGCCTCGAAGGTCATCAAGGTCGGATCCGACATCGCCTACCCGCCCATCGAATTCAAGAAGAACGGCAAGAACGTCGGCGTCGACCTCGACCTGGGTGCCGCGCTCGGCAAGGAACTCGGCGTGAAGCTGGAGTTCAACAACAGCGTCTTCGACGCCCTGCTGACCGGAATGCGATCGAAGCGTTACGACATCGCGATGTCGGCGATGACGGACACCAAGGAGCGCCAGGAGGGCATCGACCCGAAGACGGGCAAGAAGGCGAGCGAGGGCGTCGATTTCATCGACTACTTCTCGGCCGGCGCGTCGCTCTACACCAAGAAGGGCGACACCAAGGGGATCAAGGGCTGGGAGGACCTCTGCGGAAAGAAGATCGGCGTCCAGCGCGGCACCGTCTCGGACAACTTCGCCAAGGGCGAGAGCAAGAAGTGCGAGGAGTCCGACAAGGACCCGATCTCCATCGAGGCCTACGACAACGACCTGGAGGCCCAGACCCGGCTGAAGGCCGGCGGTGTGGACGCCGTCTCCAGCGATTTCCCGTCCGCGGTGTACGCGGTCGCCACCTCCGGCGGCGGCAAGGACTTCGAGATCATCGGTGACCAGGTGGCGGCGAACCCCTACGGCATCGCCGTCAGCAAGGACGACGCCCAGCTGAGGGACGCCCTCAAGGCCGCCCTTGAGGCGATCATCAAGAACGGTGCGTACGAAAAGGTCCTCAAGACCTGGGGCGTCGAG